The window CAATCCAGTGATAGTTTATGACATGCTAAATAAAGATAACCGTGACTGTGTTAAtcataaatttgttaaattttcataGTTTGGGACTTTAAACTATATGGCTCCTGAAGCTATTCTGGACATGTCTGGTGGCTACCAATCCAAAGCACCAAAGTTCAAGGTAATACACAGCGGAAAGACACACACAGCAAGTACAGCTGTCGTTGGAactttacttttttatttaagcttGTTAACTTGTttccaattttattttacccaGATAAGTCCACGCTCTGATGTGTGGTCATTAGGTTGTATCCTATATTCAATGATGTTTGGTCGTACTCCTTTTCAGCATATAACTCATCAGCTGATGAAGTTAAGTGCTATCACCAATCCTGAATTCAGGTACAACACTGTCTATACTAGTTTAATCGGTTACTGAAATATTAGTGTCAGTTTAACCGCcaagtaaaatttaattaccaTTTACCAATGATATTTTCTTCCTGGCGTATAGGATCGAATTTGGTGATCATTCTAATAAGTATCTGCTGCAAGCTGTGCAAAGCTGTTTACTACGAGATCCCAAGAGAAGGCCAACTGTAGAACAGCTACTGCAGTGCGCATACTAGCTATTAGGAAAGCTTGTTTTACTCTTGGGAGAAAATGTTACTAATTgcagtaaaaaatttttgcttgcttttactttttactAAAACTTGCTGACAACACCAGTAGAAAGTGGTTCAATTATATCATCGTCTTGTGCTTTGCATTTGTCCTGTTGCTGCACatttgtaattaattaaacattgTTCTACATTCCTTGTTCAGTATTTCATTGTGTGACCAGCTGATGCTAATTCATTGGCAGTGAACTGTAATAGATCTTTGAAATAAAGATAATTCAGCTGAAGTGATGCACTAGCGCTTCTCTGTCTGcgtttattaaaataactagaattacacaaaatattgaataaaactaaaatcatttcgatttaattgattttaagtCCTTgcttgaaagttttaaaacgCCGTCTTTAAAAGTTCCAACTTGTCCCAATTTCTTCAAGCTTTTTGACTCTTTCCAAAACACACCATTTCCTTTTTTCTTATCAATTTCCTTCTTCGATTTAGTTGTAGAATTTTCCAATTTCAGTCGCTTTTGTTCTTCCATAAAAACCTATAGTACATTGACAATTGACAAAAACTACGATACCATAATTTATACTGGCAAAAGCGGTTTTAACACATTTCTAGTATCTTTACCTTGTAATTTGTAAAAGGTCTTTTCTTTGGTTTTGCTCCTAAGTTCACAGCACGTTCTTGttctaattttcttttttcttcttttgaaAAACCTTCCAAACCAAATGAGGTTACATCCCACTGTAGTTTGTCCaataattttcttgttttcaaattgctcAATTCCGTAAAGTTTTCATTAACATTTAATCCAGTTGTTTTAGTCTTGCTCTC of the Clavelina lepadiformis chromosome 7, kaClaLepa1.1, whole genome shotgun sequence genome contains:
- the LOC143466145 gene encoding 40S small subunit processome assembly factor 1-like — its product is MESAETLNQFYVDEIQRKIKRSRKKTNKRTLAEETCQTSKELKKTKKLQQISNREVEVVVFKCKKRELSKESKTKTTGLNVNENFTELSNLKTRKLLDKLQWDVTSFGLEGFSKEEKRKLEQERAVNLGAKPKKRPFTNYKVFMEEQKRLKLENSTTKSKKEIDKKKGNGVFWKESKSLKKLGQVGTFKDGVLKLSSKDLKSIKSK